The Ornithodoros turicata isolate Travis chromosome 9, ASM3712646v1, whole genome shotgun sequence genome includes a region encoding these proteins:
- the LOC135368644 gene encoding ER degradation-enhancing alpha-mannosidase-like protein 3 isoform X3, producing MRRPIPSERDREEVREMFYHAYRAYMDNAYPADELMPLSCKGRYRGTEPSRGDIDDALGNFSLTLVDTMDTLVLLGDIDEFERVVRMIIRDVTFDHDIAVSVFETNIRMVGGLLSGHILASYLQEHHERLLWYRGDLLSMAKELGYRLLPAFNTSTGVPHPRINLKFGLKSPKLGQVRETCTACAGTMILEFAALSRLTGEPVFEEKARIAMDYLWQQRHRSSDLMGTVLNIHNGDWIRRDSGVGAGIDSYYEYCLKAYILLGDDLYLDRFNKHYSAVMKYISQGPMLVDVHMHRPHTNSRNFMDALLAFWPGLQVLKGDIKPAIETHEMLYQVMQRHNFLPEAFTTDFQVHWGQHPLRPEFVESTYFLYKATGDPYYLEAGRKIVESLQKYARVSCGFAAVKDVRTGTHEDRMDSFVLAETLKYLYLLFTSKEDILLDLDHFVFTTEAHLLPLSLARINATHFNMSPRLMFSHPDEEFSYTCPNTHYLFPKDDFAQSVRQPLKNMVEGACPTSPPRQRRLHASEFEASKKDHLNLVKKMGVFVTLMADGRIQLIHNAAQAETQEDAQEGLLFMQEMIELAKQQNNQADQHMRSVVFAPSSTNVRMVLQAGPAQFGKDLGKKDNEVQGQLVVVEPLKCCGNIQNKDQLAGKIAVMERGECMFVEKARQVQAYGAIGGIVLDSNPGTNAHSSPVFAMSGDGKDDVNIPVVFLFTEDAQLLMKALKEEPNLVVTLSDFSLASGDGIEASIARNDSRGTATVISAAADTQEAADILEIMRATRKLHALQELTDKTGKLLTSRAKVRSVLGDLVSQQKIFELDVQGLLSRLEDLIQASARPAASASLFCSSASSTNPAQDVAAFVEFVGRSSCSVCETTVPDLGSVADSS from the exons AGAGGAAGTTCGGGAAATGTTTTACCATGCTTACAGAGCGTACATG GACAATGCCTACCCAGCTGACGAGTTGATGCCCTTAAGTTGCAAAGGCCGTTATCGTGGCACGGAACCCAGTAGGGGAGACATAGATGATGCCCTGGGAAA CTTTTCGCTCACTCTAGTTGACACAATGGATACGCTTGTG TTGCTGGGAGACATTGATGAGTTTGAGCGCGTTGTCAGGATGATAATCCGAGATGTCACATTCGACCATGACATTGCTGTATCCGTGTTTGAAACAAACATCCGCATGGTGGG GGGCTTGCTGAGTGGCCACATCCTTGCTTCATACCTCCAAGAGCATCACGAAAGACTTCTATGGTACCGGGGTGACTTGCTCTCTATGGCCAAAGAACTGGGGTACAGGCTTCTTCCTGCTTTCAACACTTCAACGGGAGTTCCCCATCCACGG ATAAATCTGAAATTTGGGCTCAAGTCTCCCAAACTAGGGCAAGTTCGTGAAACCTGTACAGCATGTGCTGGGACCATGATACTGGAGTTTGCTGCTCTAAGCCGACTTACGGGAGAGCCGGTCTTCGAG GAAAAAGCACGAATTGCTATGGATTACTTGTGGCAGCAAAGGCACAGATCAAGTGATCTTATGGGAACAGTTCTCAACATTCACAATGGAGACTGGATCAGAAGAG ACAGTGGAGTAGGAGCTGGTATCGACTCATATTATGAGTACTGCCTCAAGGCATATATCTTGCTCGGTGATGACTTGTACTTGGACCGGTTTAACAAG CACTATTCTGCTGTGATGAAGTACATCAGCCAAGGTCCAATGCTGGTTGATGTTCACATGCACAGACCGCACACAAATTCTCGAAATTTCATGGATGCCCTGCTGGCCTTTTGGCCTGGTTTGCAG GTGCTAAAGGGAGACATTAAGCCAGCAATAGAAACACACGAAATGCTGTACCAAGTGATGCAAAGGCACAACTTCCTACCTGAG GCATTCACAACAGACTTCCAAGTTCATTGGGGCCAACATCCCTTGAGGCCAGAGTTTGTAGAAAGTACTTATTTCCTTTACAAG GCGACTGGTGACCCATACTACCTCGAAGCAGGTCGGAAAATAGTTGAGAGCCTCCAGAAGTACGCTAGAGTCTCGTGCGGATTTGCAGCAGTCAAGGACGTTCGTACTGGAACGCACGAGGATAG GATGGATTCTTTTGTATTGGCTGAGACGCTCAAGTACCTGTACCTCCTGTTTACATCTAAAGAAGATATCCTATTGGATCTGGATCATTTTGTGTTTACTACAGAAGCGCACCTTTTACCACTTAGTCTGGCAAGAATCAATGCAACGCATTTTAACATG TCTCCTCGGCTTATGTTCAGCCACCCAGATGAGGAATTCTCCTACACTTGTCCGAATACGCATTACTTATTTCCGAAAGACGATTTTGCCCAATCTGTTCGGCAGCCGCTCAAAAACATGGTAGAAGGAGCGTGTCCTACTTCACCTCCCAG GCAAAGGAGATTGCACGCATCTGAGTTTGAGGCCAGCAAGAAAGATCACCTTAACCTAGTGAAGAAGATGGGAgtttttgtgacactgatgGCCGATGGCAGAATACAGCTCATTCATAATGCAGCACAG GCTGAAACACAGGAAGATGCGCAAGAAGGTCTCCTGTTTATGCAAGAGATGATTGAGCTGGCAAAACAACAAAACAATCAAG CAGACCAGCACATGCGATCAGTTGTGTTTGCACCGTCGTCTACAAACGTGAGGATGGTGCTGCAAGCTGGACCGGCTCAGTTTGGTAAAGATCTTGGCAAGAAAGACAATGAG GTTCAAGGCCAGTTGGTTGTTGTGGAACCCCTGAAATGTTGTGGCAACATTCAGAATAAAGACCAACTGGCTGGAAAGATAGCAGTGATGGAGAGGGGAGAATGCATGTTTGTTGAGAAG GCACGACAAGTTCAAGCTTATGGTGCCATTGGAGGAATTGTTCTCG ACAGCAACCCCGGCACCAACGCACATTCATCACCTGTATTCGCCATGTCCGGGGACGGCAAGGACGACGTCAACATTCCCGTGGTCTTCCTGTTCACCGAAGATGCACAGTTGCTGATGAAAGCGTTGAAGGAGGAACCAAATTTAGTCGTTACACTTTCTGACTTTTCCCTCGCGTCCG GTGATGGCATAGAAGCGAGCATTGCACGCAATGATTCACGCGGCACAGCGACTGTAATAAGTGCAGCTGCAGATACGCAGGAAGCGGCTGACATACTCGAAATCATGCGAGCAACTCGCAAGCTGCATGCACTGCAGGAGCTCACCGACAAGACGGGAAAGCTGCTCACGAGCCGAGCGAAGGTGCGCAGCGTGCTCGGAGACCTAGTCAGCCAGCAGAAGATATTCGAGCTGGACGTACAAGGTCTCCTCAGCCGTCTCGAGGACCTGATACAGGCCAGTGCTCGGCCGGCGGCTTCCGCGTCTCTCTTCTGTTCGTCTGCGTCGTCCACAAATCCAGCTCAGGATGTAGCTGCATTTGTTGAGTTTGTTGGGCGCAGTTCCTGCAGTGTATGTGAAACAACGGTACCAGACTTGGGTAGCGTGGCAGACTCCTCATGA
- the LOC135368648 gene encoding torsin-1A-like, whose amino-acid sequence MAKKAKSMLAITYPGYESGHKNCPPPLAEIPVAEIQWQKYQETLEPSHSKNVIPFSPTRKRWLWTCASVTWFLLHPCFYCCVALICLCMLSTQHPVEFDIRSLNETLRQNVIGQKFAVELTVNSIGNYLMSNNFTLPLVLLFVGCSGCGKTYTMSLISSTYPLSVELVVSHHMTPAHLAEKDFGKEIVHKLAFRQTNVITIDDVALNNDPLCHQLGSLFDKWDQVVTVRTEPTIFILSLSEEPSVVENYALLKLLSDEEENLSELQEEYRLLLPEWMSRFEVIPFVPMRQKHIAECIRRELANMNESDSEELVEKIMKEMHFYPTKDRTFSDSGCKAVPIKLALGKFRGNGLYSTSV is encoded by the exons ATGGCAAAGAAAGCAAAGAGCATGCTTGCTATTACTTACCCAGGATATGAGAGTGGACACAAGAACT GTCCACCACCATTGGCAGAAATACCAGTGGCAGAAATACAGTGGCAGAAATACCAAGAGACACTCGAGCCTTCACACTCGAAAAACGTTATTCCTTTCAGTCCGACACGAAAGCGATGGCTGTGGACCTGCGCATCGGTCACCTGGTTCCTCCTACACCCATGCTTTTACTGCTGCGTTGCTCTTATTTGCTTGTGCATGCTGTCAACCCAACACCCCGTAGAGTTCGATATCAGAAGTCTTAATGAAACTCTGAGACAGAATGTTATTGGACAAAAGTTTGCAGTTGAACTTACAGTGAACTCTATTGGCAACTACTTGATGTCAAACAACTTCACACTCCCACTTGTGCTACTCTTCGTCGGGTGCTCTGGATGTGGAAAGACGTACACAATGTCTCTAATTTCGAGTACCTATCCATTATCTGTGGAATTGGTTGTCTCCCATCACATGACACCTGCACATCTAGCCGAAAAGGATTTTGGAAAGGAGATCGTACACAAACTGGCATTCAGGCAGACAAACGTGATCACGATTGATGACGTAGCCCTAAACAATGATCCACTTTGTCATCAGTTGGGCAGTCTGTTTGACAAGTGGGATCAAGTTGTTACAGTGAGGACTGAACCCACAATATTCATCCTATCTCTCAGTGAAGAGCCATCTGTGGTGGAGAACTATGCACTGCTGAAGTTGCTGAGTGATGAAGAAGAGAACTTGAGCGAACTTCAGGAAGAATACAGACTACTACTACCAGAGTGGATGAGCAGATTCGAGGTCATCCCTTTTGTGCCAATGCGACAAAAGCACATAGCAGAATGTATTCGAAGAGAGTTGGCAAACATGAATGAAAGTGATTCGGAGGAACTGGTGGAGAAAATCATGAAAGAAATGCACTTCTATCCAACCAAAGATCGGACATTTTCAGATTCTGGTTGCAAGGCAGTGCCAATTAAGTTAGCTTTAGGGAAATTCAGAGGGAATGGCCTGTATAGCACATCCGTATAG
- the LOC135368644 gene encoding ER degradation-enhancing alpha-mannosidase-like protein 3 isoform X1 encodes MTARLRILVGLTYYLIYTLIIAVAITPEEQVKLREEVREMFYHAYRAYMDNAYPADELMPLSCKGRYRGTEPSRGDIDDALGNFSLTLVDTMDTLVLLGDIDEFERVVRMIIRDVTFDHDIAVSVFETNIRMVGGLLSGHILASYLQEHHERLLWYRGDLLSMAKELGYRLLPAFNTSTGVPHPRINLKFGLKSPKLGQVRETCTACAGTMILEFAALSRLTGEPVFEEKARIAMDYLWQQRHRSSDLMGTVLNIHNGDWIRRDSGVGAGIDSYYEYCLKAYILLGDDLYLDRFNKHYSAVMKYISQGPMLVDVHMHRPHTNSRNFMDALLAFWPGLQVLKGDIKPAIETHEMLYQVMQRHNFLPEAFTTDFQVHWGQHPLRPEFVESTYFLYKATGDPYYLEAGRKIVESLQKYARVSCGFAAVKDVRTGTHEDRMDSFVLAETLKYLYLLFTSKEDILLDLDHFVFTTEAHLLPLSLARINATHFNMSPRLMFSHPDEEFSYTCPNTHYLFPKDDFAQSVRQPLKNMVEGACPTSPPRQRRLHASEFEASKKDHLNLVKKMGVFVTLMADGRIQLIHNAAQAETQEDAQEGLLFMQEMIELAKQQNNQADQHMRSVVFAPSSTNVRMVLQAGPAQFGKDLGKKDNEVQGQLVVVEPLKCCGNIQNKDQLAGKIAVMERGECMFVEKARQVQAYGAIGGIVLDSNPGTNAHSSPVFAMSGDGKDDVNIPVVFLFTEDAQLLMKALKEEPNLVVTLSDFSLASGDGIEASIARNDSRGTATVISAAADTQEAADILEIMRATRKLHALQELTDKTGKLLTSRAKVRSVLGDLVSQQKIFELDVQGLLSRLEDLIQASARPAASASLFCSSASSTNPAQDVAAFVEFVGRSSCSVCETTVPDLGSVADSS; translated from the exons ATGACGGCACGCTTAAGGATACTCGTCGGGCTGACTTActaccttatttataccttgATTATCGCCGTAGCAATAACACCAGAAGAACAAGTCAAATTAAG AGAGGAAGTTCGGGAAATGTTTTACCATGCTTACAGAGCGTACATG GACAATGCCTACCCAGCTGACGAGTTGATGCCCTTAAGTTGCAAAGGCCGTTATCGTGGCACGGAACCCAGTAGGGGAGACATAGATGATGCCCTGGGAAA CTTTTCGCTCACTCTAGTTGACACAATGGATACGCTTGTG TTGCTGGGAGACATTGATGAGTTTGAGCGCGTTGTCAGGATGATAATCCGAGATGTCACATTCGACCATGACATTGCTGTATCCGTGTTTGAAACAAACATCCGCATGGTGGG GGGCTTGCTGAGTGGCCACATCCTTGCTTCATACCTCCAAGAGCATCACGAAAGACTTCTATGGTACCGGGGTGACTTGCTCTCTATGGCCAAAGAACTGGGGTACAGGCTTCTTCCTGCTTTCAACACTTCAACGGGAGTTCCCCATCCACGG ATAAATCTGAAATTTGGGCTCAAGTCTCCCAAACTAGGGCAAGTTCGTGAAACCTGTACAGCATGTGCTGGGACCATGATACTGGAGTTTGCTGCTCTAAGCCGACTTACGGGAGAGCCGGTCTTCGAG GAAAAAGCACGAATTGCTATGGATTACTTGTGGCAGCAAAGGCACAGATCAAGTGATCTTATGGGAACAGTTCTCAACATTCACAATGGAGACTGGATCAGAAGAG ACAGTGGAGTAGGAGCTGGTATCGACTCATATTATGAGTACTGCCTCAAGGCATATATCTTGCTCGGTGATGACTTGTACTTGGACCGGTTTAACAAG CACTATTCTGCTGTGATGAAGTACATCAGCCAAGGTCCAATGCTGGTTGATGTTCACATGCACAGACCGCACACAAATTCTCGAAATTTCATGGATGCCCTGCTGGCCTTTTGGCCTGGTTTGCAG GTGCTAAAGGGAGACATTAAGCCAGCAATAGAAACACACGAAATGCTGTACCAAGTGATGCAAAGGCACAACTTCCTACCTGAG GCATTCACAACAGACTTCCAAGTTCATTGGGGCCAACATCCCTTGAGGCCAGAGTTTGTAGAAAGTACTTATTTCCTTTACAAG GCGACTGGTGACCCATACTACCTCGAAGCAGGTCGGAAAATAGTTGAGAGCCTCCAGAAGTACGCTAGAGTCTCGTGCGGATTTGCAGCAGTCAAGGACGTTCGTACTGGAACGCACGAGGATAG GATGGATTCTTTTGTATTGGCTGAGACGCTCAAGTACCTGTACCTCCTGTTTACATCTAAAGAAGATATCCTATTGGATCTGGATCATTTTGTGTTTACTACAGAAGCGCACCTTTTACCACTTAGTCTGGCAAGAATCAATGCAACGCATTTTAACATG TCTCCTCGGCTTATGTTCAGCCACCCAGATGAGGAATTCTCCTACACTTGTCCGAATACGCATTACTTATTTCCGAAAGACGATTTTGCCCAATCTGTTCGGCAGCCGCTCAAAAACATGGTAGAAGGAGCGTGTCCTACTTCACCTCCCAG GCAAAGGAGATTGCACGCATCTGAGTTTGAGGCCAGCAAGAAAGATCACCTTAACCTAGTGAAGAAGATGGGAgtttttgtgacactgatgGCCGATGGCAGAATACAGCTCATTCATAATGCAGCACAG GCTGAAACACAGGAAGATGCGCAAGAAGGTCTCCTGTTTATGCAAGAGATGATTGAGCTGGCAAAACAACAAAACAATCAAG CAGACCAGCACATGCGATCAGTTGTGTTTGCACCGTCGTCTACAAACGTGAGGATGGTGCTGCAAGCTGGACCGGCTCAGTTTGGTAAAGATCTTGGCAAGAAAGACAATGAG GTTCAAGGCCAGTTGGTTGTTGTGGAACCCCTGAAATGTTGTGGCAACATTCAGAATAAAGACCAACTGGCTGGAAAGATAGCAGTGATGGAGAGGGGAGAATGCATGTTTGTTGAGAAG GCACGACAAGTTCAAGCTTATGGTGCCATTGGAGGAATTGTTCTCG ACAGCAACCCCGGCACCAACGCACATTCATCACCTGTATTCGCCATGTCCGGGGACGGCAAGGACGACGTCAACATTCCCGTGGTCTTCCTGTTCACCGAAGATGCACAGTTGCTGATGAAAGCGTTGAAGGAGGAACCAAATTTAGTCGTTACACTTTCTGACTTTTCCCTCGCGTCCG GTGATGGCATAGAAGCGAGCATTGCACGCAATGATTCACGCGGCACAGCGACTGTAATAAGTGCAGCTGCAGATACGCAGGAAGCGGCTGACATACTCGAAATCATGCGAGCAACTCGCAAGCTGCATGCACTGCAGGAGCTCACCGACAAGACGGGAAAGCTGCTCACGAGCCGAGCGAAGGTGCGCAGCGTGCTCGGAGACCTAGTCAGCCAGCAGAAGATATTCGAGCTGGACGTACAAGGTCTCCTCAGCCGTCTCGAGGACCTGATACAGGCCAGTGCTCGGCCGGCGGCTTCCGCGTCTCTCTTCTGTTCGTCTGCGTCGTCCACAAATCCAGCTCAGGATGTAGCTGCATTTGTTGAGTTTGTTGGGCGCAGTTCCTGCAGTGTATGTGAAACAACGGTACCAGACTTGGGTAGCGTGGCAGACTCCTCATGA
- the LOC135368644 gene encoding ER degradation-enhancing alpha-mannosidase-like protein 3 isoform X2: MTARLRILVGLTYYLIYTLIIAVAITPEEQVKLREEVREMFYHAYRAYMDNAYPADELMPLSCKGRYRGTEPSRGDIDDALGNFSLTLVDTMDTLVLLGDIDEFERVVRMIIRDVTFDHDIAVSVFETNIRMVGGLLSGHILASYLQEHHERLLWYRGDLLSMAKELGYRLLPAFNTSTGVPHPRINLKFGLKSPKLGQVRETCTACAGTMILEFAALSRLTGEPVFEEKARIAMDYLWQQRHRSSDLMGTVLNIHNGDWIRRDSGVGAGIDSYYEYCLKAYILLGDDLYLDRFNKHYSAVMKYISQGPMLVDVHMHRPHTNSRNFMDALLAFWPGLQVLKGDIKPAIETHEMLYQVMQRHNFLPEAFTTDFQVHWGQHPLRPEFVESTYFLYKATGDPYYLEAGRKIVESLQKYARVSCGFAAVKDVRTGTHEDRMDSFVLAETLKYLYLLFTSKEDILLDLDHFVFTTEAHLLPLSLARINATHFNMSPRLMFSHPDEEFSYTCPNTHYLFPKDDFAQSVRQPLKNMVEGACPTSPPRQRRLHASEFEASKKDHLNLVKKMGVFVTLMADGRIQLIHNAAQAETQEDAQEGLLFMQEMIELAKQQNNQDQHMRSVVFAPSSTNVRMVLQAGPAQFGKDLGKKDNEVQGQLVVVEPLKCCGNIQNKDQLAGKIAVMERGECMFVEKARQVQAYGAIGGIVLDSNPGTNAHSSPVFAMSGDGKDDVNIPVVFLFTEDAQLLMKALKEEPNLVVTLSDFSLASGDGIEASIARNDSRGTATVISAAADTQEAADILEIMRATRKLHALQELTDKTGKLLTSRAKVRSVLGDLVSQQKIFELDVQGLLSRLEDLIQASARPAASASLFCSSASSTNPAQDVAAFVEFVGRSSCSVCETTVPDLGSVADSS; encoded by the exons ATGACGGCACGCTTAAGGATACTCGTCGGGCTGACTTActaccttatttataccttgATTATCGCCGTAGCAATAACACCAGAAGAACAAGTCAAATTAAG AGAGGAAGTTCGGGAAATGTTTTACCATGCTTACAGAGCGTACATG GACAATGCCTACCCAGCTGACGAGTTGATGCCCTTAAGTTGCAAAGGCCGTTATCGTGGCACGGAACCCAGTAGGGGAGACATAGATGATGCCCTGGGAAA CTTTTCGCTCACTCTAGTTGACACAATGGATACGCTTGTG TTGCTGGGAGACATTGATGAGTTTGAGCGCGTTGTCAGGATGATAATCCGAGATGTCACATTCGACCATGACATTGCTGTATCCGTGTTTGAAACAAACATCCGCATGGTGGG GGGCTTGCTGAGTGGCCACATCCTTGCTTCATACCTCCAAGAGCATCACGAAAGACTTCTATGGTACCGGGGTGACTTGCTCTCTATGGCCAAAGAACTGGGGTACAGGCTTCTTCCTGCTTTCAACACTTCAACGGGAGTTCCCCATCCACGG ATAAATCTGAAATTTGGGCTCAAGTCTCCCAAACTAGGGCAAGTTCGTGAAACCTGTACAGCATGTGCTGGGACCATGATACTGGAGTTTGCTGCTCTAAGCCGACTTACGGGAGAGCCGGTCTTCGAG GAAAAAGCACGAATTGCTATGGATTACTTGTGGCAGCAAAGGCACAGATCAAGTGATCTTATGGGAACAGTTCTCAACATTCACAATGGAGACTGGATCAGAAGAG ACAGTGGAGTAGGAGCTGGTATCGACTCATATTATGAGTACTGCCTCAAGGCATATATCTTGCTCGGTGATGACTTGTACTTGGACCGGTTTAACAAG CACTATTCTGCTGTGATGAAGTACATCAGCCAAGGTCCAATGCTGGTTGATGTTCACATGCACAGACCGCACACAAATTCTCGAAATTTCATGGATGCCCTGCTGGCCTTTTGGCCTGGTTTGCAG GTGCTAAAGGGAGACATTAAGCCAGCAATAGAAACACACGAAATGCTGTACCAAGTGATGCAAAGGCACAACTTCCTACCTGAG GCATTCACAACAGACTTCCAAGTTCATTGGGGCCAACATCCCTTGAGGCCAGAGTTTGTAGAAAGTACTTATTTCCTTTACAAG GCGACTGGTGACCCATACTACCTCGAAGCAGGTCGGAAAATAGTTGAGAGCCTCCAGAAGTACGCTAGAGTCTCGTGCGGATTTGCAGCAGTCAAGGACGTTCGTACTGGAACGCACGAGGATAG GATGGATTCTTTTGTATTGGCTGAGACGCTCAAGTACCTGTACCTCCTGTTTACATCTAAAGAAGATATCCTATTGGATCTGGATCATTTTGTGTTTACTACAGAAGCGCACCTTTTACCACTTAGTCTGGCAAGAATCAATGCAACGCATTTTAACATG TCTCCTCGGCTTATGTTCAGCCACCCAGATGAGGAATTCTCCTACACTTGTCCGAATACGCATTACTTATTTCCGAAAGACGATTTTGCCCAATCTGTTCGGCAGCCGCTCAAAAACATGGTAGAAGGAGCGTGTCCTACTTCACCTCCCAG GCAAAGGAGATTGCACGCATCTGAGTTTGAGGCCAGCAAGAAAGATCACCTTAACCTAGTGAAGAAGATGGGAgtttttgtgacactgatgGCCGATGGCAGAATACAGCTCATTCATAATGCAGCACAG GCTGAAACACAGGAAGATGCGCAAGAAGGTCTCCTGTTTATGCAAGAGATGATTGAGCTGGCAAAACAACAAAACAATCAAG ACCAGCACATGCGATCAGTTGTGTTTGCACCGTCGTCTACAAACGTGAGGATGGTGCTGCAAGCTGGACCGGCTCAGTTTGGTAAAGATCTTGGCAAGAAAGACAATGAG GTTCAAGGCCAGTTGGTTGTTGTGGAACCCCTGAAATGTTGTGGCAACATTCAGAATAAAGACCAACTGGCTGGAAAGATAGCAGTGATGGAGAGGGGAGAATGCATGTTTGTTGAGAAG GCACGACAAGTTCAAGCTTATGGTGCCATTGGAGGAATTGTTCTCG ACAGCAACCCCGGCACCAACGCACATTCATCACCTGTATTCGCCATGTCCGGGGACGGCAAGGACGACGTCAACATTCCCGTGGTCTTCCTGTTCACCGAAGATGCACAGTTGCTGATGAAAGCGTTGAAGGAGGAACCAAATTTAGTCGTTACACTTTCTGACTTTTCCCTCGCGTCCG GTGATGGCATAGAAGCGAGCATTGCACGCAATGATTCACGCGGCACAGCGACTGTAATAAGTGCAGCTGCAGATACGCAGGAAGCGGCTGACATACTCGAAATCATGCGAGCAACTCGCAAGCTGCATGCACTGCAGGAGCTCACCGACAAGACGGGAAAGCTGCTCACGAGCCGAGCGAAGGTGCGCAGCGTGCTCGGAGACCTAGTCAGCCAGCAGAAGATATTCGAGCTGGACGTACAAGGTCTCCTCAGCCGTCTCGAGGACCTGATACAGGCCAGTGCTCGGCCGGCGGCTTCCGCGTCTCTCTTCTGTTCGTCTGCGTCGTCCACAAATCCAGCTCAGGATGTAGCTGCATTTGTTGAGTTTGTTGGGCGCAGTTCCTGCAGTGTATGTGAAACAACGGTACCAGACTTGGGTAGCGTGGCAGACTCCTCATGA
- the LOC135368646 gene encoding protein catecholamines up-like, giving the protein MIGVKKTLCICVLIYIGAEFTAAQHHSHHHHHGHGHSHDHDHEHIDEKPSFRYSREANEPRHSEPASSESAKHSHHHNLPPKLPKKARSFEDTAYLWGRALGSTVLISIAPFLILFLIPIDNRSGHESFLKVLLSFASGGLLGDAFLHLIPHALIPGDAEQDHSHSHSHAHGAHAHDNSVGLWVLAGILTFLVVEKIVRMIKGGHSHGHSHEEKADEDSKPKGKCDGESSGGEDVKTSSNVVRRKKEKLSEVPHSGETVSDEKPDIKVAAYLNLAADFTHNFTDGLAIGASYIAGNAAGLISTATILLHEVPHEIGDFAILVQAGYSKRKAMLMQLVTAFGCLSGTLCSLVVEGMTSSASAWVLPFTAGGFIYIATVSVIPELLENTSPRQSVKEVLALIVGVFMMAVLTQFE; this is encoded by the exons atgattggggtGAAGAAAACTCTTTGCATCTGTGTGCTCATCTATATCGGCGCAGAATTTACAGCAGCTCAACATCAttctcaccaccaccaccacggtcACGGCCACAGTCATGACCACGACCATGAACATATTGACGAAAAGCCTTCCTTCAGATACTCGCGGGAAGCAAACGAACCGCGTCACAGTGAACCAGCCTCGTCAGAGTCGGCCAAGCACTCGCATCACCACAACTTGCCACCGAAACTTCCGAAGAAAGCTCGATCTTTCGAAGACACGGCTTACCTGTGGGGACGAGCACTTGGTTCCACGGTGCTCATAAGTATAGCACCTTTCCTTATACTTTTCTTGATCCCTATAGACAACCGGAGTGGACACGAATCGTTCCTCAAAGTTTTGCTCAGTTTCGCCTCCGGTGGACTTCTCGGAGACGCCTTCCTGCACTTGATACCCCACGCATTGATACCCGGGGATGCTGAGCAGGACCACAGCCACAGTCACTCACATGCTCACGGCGCGCATGCACATGACAACAGTGTTGGCTTGTGGGTGCTAGCGGGGATACTAACATTTCTAGTCGTGGAGAAAATAGTACGAATGATTAAAGGCGGCCATAGTCATGGCCATTCGCACGAGGAGAAAGCTGATGAAGACAGCAAGCCCAAGGGAAAGTGCGACGGTGAATCGAGCGGTGGTGAAGACGTCAAGACGAGCAGCAATGTTGTTCGTCGAAAAAAGGAGAAATTAAGTGAAGTTCCACATTCAGGGGAAACTGTATCAG ATGAGAAGCCCGACATCAAAGTGGCGGCATATCTCAACCTTGCAGCAGATTTCACACACAACTTCACGGATGGTTTGGCAATAGGAGCTTCGTATATAGCAGGAAACGCAGCGGGACTGATATCAACAGCCACCATTCTGCTGCACGAAGTTCCTCACGAGATTGGTGACTTCGCAATCCTTGTACAGGCAGGGTACAGCAAGCGCAAA GCCATGCTGATGCAGCTCGTAACAGCTTTCGGATGCCTGTCTGGCACCTTGTGCAGCTTGGTCGTCGAAGGGATGACTAGCAGTGCCAGTGCCTGGGTTTTACCTTTCACTGCAGGTGGATTCATCTACATTGCCACAGTCTCTGTGATCCCCGAGCTCCTAGAAAACACCAGTCCGCGACAGTCTGTAAAGGAAGTGCTCGCTTTGATTGTTGGTGTTTTCATGATGGCAGTGCTAACACAGTTTGAGTAA